Proteins encoded in a region of the Podarcis muralis chromosome 2, rPodMur119.hap1.1, whole genome shotgun sequence genome:
- the LOC114592540 gene encoding uncharacterized protein LOC114592540, whose translation MLEITEKREMKAFSEEGEDGESFLSPRSSLLKEDNGEGSQNSGGPCPMGITKKPYKFMECEKREEKQFESMECGKSFTDSGTLGKHQRTHTGEKPFKCMECGKSFGWSSNLRIHKHTHTGEKPYECKECGKSFSQIGHLRNHQRTHTGEKPYKCMECGKSFTDSGTFRKHQQTHTGEKPFKCMECVKSFSQRRSLIIHQRIHTGEKPFECLECGKSFSTKRGLNIHHKTHTGEKPFKCILCEKSFTVSRTLRIHHRTHTGEKPYKCMDCGKRFSHSETLRKHKRTHTGEKPFKCMECGKCFIDGKALNIHNQTHTGKKSFEWEKPFKCMECGKSFIERRELRTHHRTHTGEKPFKCMLCDKSFTENRKLRIHHRTHTGEKPYKCMDCGKRFSHSETLRKHQRTHTGEKPFKCMECGKSFIDGTALNIHNQIHTGEKSFECKECGKGFTSSGSVRRHQWTHSGEIPFKCMECGKSFIERRELRTHYQTHTGEKPFKCMECGKSFNRSGTLRKHQWTHTGEKPFKCKECGKGFTNVGNVRRHQRTHTGETI comes from the exons ATGTTGGAGATCACGGAGAAAAGAGAAATGAAAGCGTTTTCAGAGGAgggggaagatggagaaa gtttcctttccccccgctcctccctgttgaaagaagacaatggagaaggcagtcaaaattctggagggccatgtccaatgggaataacgaagaaaccatataaattcatggaatgtgaaaagagagaggagaaacaatttgaaagtatggagtgtgggaagagtttcactgACAGTGGAACACTTGGAAAACATCAGCgtactcacacaggagagaaaccatttaaatgcatggagtgtggaaaaagctttggtTGGAGTTCAAACCTTCGTATACATAAacacactcacacaggggagaaaccatatgaatgtaaggagtgtggaaagagcttcagtcagattggACACCTTAGAAACCATCaacgaacccacacaggggaaaaaccttataaatgtatggagtgtggaaagagcttcaccgatAGTggaacatttagaaaacatcaacagacacacacgggcgagaaaccattcaaatgcatggaatgtgtaaagagcttcagtcagaggagAAGCCTTATAatccatcaacggattcacacaggggagaaaccatttgaatgtttggagtgtggaaagagtttcagtacaAAGAGGGGACTGAATATTCATCATaaaactcacactggggaaaaaccatttaaatgtatactgtGTGAGAAGAGCTTCACTGTTAGTAGAACACTTAGAATCCAtcatcgaactcacacaggggaaaaaccatataaatgtatggattgtggaaagagattcagtcacagtgaaacactgagaaaacataaacggactcacacaggggagaaaccatttaaatgcatggaatgtggaaagtgctttatTGATGGTAAAGCACTTAATATCCATAatcaaactcacacagggaaaaaatcatttgaat gggaaaaaccatttaaatgcatggaatgtggaaagagttttattgAGAGGAGAGAGCTGAGAACCCATCatcgaactcacactggggagaaaccatttaaatgtatgctgtgtgatAAGAGCTTCACTGAGAATAGAAAACTTAGAATCCAtcatcgaactcacacaggggaaaaaccatataaatgtatggattgtggaaagagattcagtcacAGTGAAACactaagaaaacatcaacggactcacacaggggaaaaaccatttaaatgcatggaatgtggaaagagctttattgaTGGTACAGCACTTAATATCCATAATcaaattcacacaggggaaaaatcatttgaatgtaaggagtgtggaaagggcttcacttCTAGTGGATCAGTAAgaagacatcaatggactcactcaGGTGAaataccatttaaatgcatggaatgtggaaagagtttcattgAGAGGAGAGAGCTGAGAACCCATTatcaaactcacacaggagagaaaccatttaaatgcatggaatgtggaaagagcttcaatcgcagtggaacacttagaaaacatcaatggactcacacaggggagaaaccatttaaatgtaaggagtgtggaaagggcttcaccaatgttggaaatgttagaagacatcaacggactcacacgggagaaaccatttaa